The Pseudoxanthomonas sp. genome segment CGCGCCAGCCCCGCAGCCGGCGATCGCCTCTTCAGCCCCATCGAACCCCGCTCCCTGTCCCCCCCGCCTCGCGGCCATGCCCGGGCTCTGCCTTGCCTGTCCGGGCGCCGCCTTCCGTCGCAGCGATGACCACGACCTCGTAGCGGTCGCGGCCCTTCTGTTTTGCTTTGTACAGCGCCTCGTCGGCCGCTGACAACAGATCGTCCTGGCTTGCAGGGCCGTGCGCGAAGGCGATGCCGATGCTGGTGGTCACGGTCAGCATGCGCTCACCGATGCGGATCGGCGCCCTGACCGCGGCCAGTACCTTGCGCGCGATGCCGGTGGCGCTCGTCGTGCCGATGTCACCCTCCAGCAGTACGACGAACTCGTCTCCACCCAATCGCACCACCAGGCCAGCCACGCCGACCTGACGCTGGAGCCGCTGCGCGAAAGCGCGGATCACGCCGTCGCCCGTCGCGTGGCCATGGGTGTCGTTGATGCCCTTGAAGTGATCGATGTCCAGGAAGAACAGCGCCACCGCGTGGCGCTCCGTACCCAATCCCGTGATGGCCCGCGCCAACTGCTGCTCCAGCTGTCGCCGATTTCCGATGCCGGTCAGTGCATCGATCATGGTCAGTCGCTGCAGGTCCGCGCGGCTGGCTTCCAGCGCACGCTCGGCAGCCACGCGCTTGCTGATGTCGCGTCCCGACAGGATCAGCACGGCGCCCCCGGTCGGATCCGGCGGTGCGGCGCGCATGACGACTTCCGTCCATACGAAGTGCCCGCGTTTGTGCCGCACGCGGTAGCGATGCGTCTGCGGCAGGCCGGACGCCACGACTTCGCGCATCGCCTGTCGCTGCGCTTCGCGATCGTCCGGATGCAGCAGGTCCCAGCGGGTCCCCAGCATCTCTTCGGGCATCCATCCGAGCATGTCGAGCGCCGAGGGGGACACATAGGTCCGTTCACCCGAGGCATCCAGGCGCACGACCAGGTCACCCGAAAAATCGGCAAGCAGGCGGTACCGCTGTTCGCTTTCCCGCACACGCGCGGTCAACCGATCCCGCTCCGCCATGGCCAACGCCACCGGAATGGTGATCAGGCATCCGCCGGCCAGGTAAAGCTGCAGCAGCGCGGTCCGCCATGCCGGCTCGACCACCTCCGTCCAGGGATCATGGCCGGCCACCGTGCTGGCCACGGCGATGAACGCGAACAACGACACGCCTACCGCCGCACCGCCGAACCGGTAGCGGAAGGCCACCATCAGCAGGGGAAGGTAGGTGAGGAACAGGACGGGATAGCGGAAGCGGAATGCCAGGCCCACGCCCCCCACGAGCAACACCATGCCCAGCACGAAGCCGACGCGGCGCCCGGGGGGCACCAGCGCCCGGATCCCCTTCACGTGGACCACCCATGCCGTCGTCCCCACGATCACCATGCCGAGCACATGAGCGCCGTACCAGGCCAACCACGTTTCCAGCGTCGCGGCGCCAGAGAAGGCGCGGTAGACCGCAAGTGCCAACAGGCCCGATATCGCACAGCCCGCCAGCGTGCCGACCGTCGCGACACGCCCGACATGCCCCCAGTGCCGGGGATCCCGGGCGTCCGGGATGGCACGCCGCATGAAGACCGCAACGCACAGCACTTCGGCCAGATGGCAAACCGCAAGGAAGACGGCAGGCATCAGACGTGTACCCGCCAGCACCTGACCCGCCGCGTCGGCCGAAAGCGCCACCAGGCATGCCATGGGCCACGTCGACCGTGGCCTCATCAACAGCCACGCACACAGCACCCCGGCCGGTATCCAAAGGGCGGGAACATCACCTGTCCCGTCGGCCCAGCGGGTGGATTGCCACGCACCCGCTCCCACCAGGCCCGCCAGCCACGCCGTGTCCGCGCTTCCGTCCCTGAGCCGCCAGATGGACATGTCAACGTCCTGTCGTCTTGGACATCCCGGCATCCTCGCGCCGCGCCCGTTTACGCGGCGTAGACACGGGCCGCCTGCCTCACCACCCGCACATGCCCCAACAGTCCGGGCCGCGCTTAGGGTATCGCCGCCTGCATGGCCTCGAGCAACTGCCTGAGGCGATAGGGCTTGCTCAGGAAGGTGACGTTTTCGGGCAAGGCAGGAAAGTGCGACAACGGATGGCCCGACGTCAGGATGATGCGCAACGGCATGTGCGCACGCGATGCCTCGACGGCGACATCGATGCCTGAGACGCCTCCCGGCATGGCGATATCCGATACCAACACATCGAAAGCGCCACCACCTCGCAAGTGCGACAGGGCAACC includes the following:
- a CDS encoding response regulator, yielding MIRVLLVEDEVDLLEIVSEGLDAHGMHVTGARSGAVALSHLRGGGAFDVLVSDIAMPGGVSGIDVAVEASRAHMPLRIILTSGHPLSHFPALPENVTFLSKPYRLRQLLEAMQAAIP
- a CDS encoding diguanylate cyclase domain-containing protein, whose protein sequence is MPGCPRRQDVDMSIWRLRDGSADTAWLAGLVGAGAWQSTRWADGTGDVPALWIPAGVLCAWLLMRPRSTWPMACLVALSADAAGQVLAGTRLMPAVFLAVCHLAEVLCVAVFMRRAIPDARDPRHWGHVGRVATVGTLAGCAISGLLALAVYRAFSGAATLETWLAWYGAHVLGMVIVGTTAWVVHVKGIRALVPPGRRVGFVLGMVLLVGGVGLAFRFRYPVLFLTYLPLLMVAFRYRFGGAAVGVSLFAFIAVASTVAGHDPWTEVVEPAWRTALLQLYLAGGCLITIPVALAMAERDRLTARVRESEQRYRLLADFSGDLVVRLDASGERTYVSPSALDMLGWMPEEMLGTRWDLLHPDDREAQRQAMREVVASGLPQTHRYRVRHKRGHFVWTEVVMRAAPPDPTGGAVLILSGRDISKRVAAERALEASRADLQRLTMIDALTGIGNRRQLEQQLARAITGLGTERHAVALFFLDIDHFKGINDTHGHATGDGVIRAFAQRLQRQVGVAGLVVRLGGDEFVVLLEGDIGTTSATGIARKVLAAVRAPIRIGERMLTVTTSIGIAFAHGPASQDDLLSAADEALYKAKQKGRDRYEVVVIAATEGGARTGKAEPGHGREAGGTGSGVRWG